One window of Cuculus canorus isolate bCucCan1 chromosome 10, bCucCan1.pri, whole genome shotgun sequence genomic DNA carries:
- the LOC104063726 gene encoding nyctalopin-like produces MLFTAGRHLIGFYLPKDLIPIGLRQEEPANLFSLCTKSPAQPTSQCSRFTYPKAKPGLSLNISDSCPSMCKCGPEEIIHCNRAGLRALPGEIAASTVSLNLSNNYLRILTTNTFRNLTFLHTLWLDGNNLTFLSPGTFHALSKLRELHLSRNSRLTYLHANTFRGLLNLISLDLSHCNIFEIHPLLFSHLPSLERLDLGSNNMRYVPQAFRNLSSLTRLSLEDNHIEAIGRDSLKDLETLYDLNLRKNRIWIIQNGAFTKLPRLSMLNLGHNFIADLPNQLFDGLIQLKTMHLEANRITAVSCSFRHLLNLRNLYLNNNQISSISDSAFSYLNKLHFLHLSKNNLSSLPMHLFAELPKLKYVFLSHNPWKCDCKMLWFLRWTAVRRGVIEGLHCAFPGPHNTTALNIPRSGDLTDCAVPPELTSEDKCVVAGVSVAPAPPALPSRVILLTLVCHTWYFAMGWDAFMVTFWQCLN; encoded by the exons ATGCTCTTCACAGCAGGGCGGCACTTAATCGGCTTTTATCTGCCTAAAGACTTGATCCCCATCGGTTTGCGGCAGGAAGAACCagctaatttattttcactgtgcaCCAAAAGTCCAGCCCAACCGACCTCGCAATGCTCGCGATTCACCTATCCAAAAG CAAAGCCTGGGCTGAGTCTGAATATCTCTGATTCATGCCCAAGCATGTGTAAGTGTGGACCTGAAGAGATTATCCACTGTAACAGAGCCGGACTGAGAGCCCTTCCCGGAGAAATAGCAGCATCAACTGTCTCTCTAAACCTCTCCAATAATTATTTGCGGATTCTGACCACCAACACCTTCAGAAACCTGACGTTCCTCCACACCCTCTGGCTAGACGGAAACAACCTGACTTTCCTTTCCCCGGGGACCTTCCACGCTCTCAGCAAGCTGCGAGAGCTGCACCTCAGCAGGAACTCACGCCTCACCTACCTGCATGCAAACACTTTCAGAGGATTATTAAACCTCATCAGCTTGGATTTGTCCCACTGTAATATCTTCGAAATCCACCCACTTCTATTTTCTCACCTGCCTTCTTTAGAAAGGCTCGATTTAGGCTCCAATAACATGCGATATGTCCCACAGGCCTTTAGGAACCTCTCCAGCCTCACGAGGCTGTCGCTGGAGGACAACCACATAGAAGCCATTGGTAGAGATTCCCTGAAGGATCTGGAAACACTGTACGATCTGAATCTCAGGAAGAATCGGATATGGATCATTCAAAATGGCGCTTTTACAAAGCTTCCCAGACTGAGCATGTTGAATTTAGGACACAACTTCATCGCTGATTTGCCTAATCAGCTTTTCGACGGGTTGATCCAGCTCAAGACCATGCACCTTGAAGCCAATAGAATCACTGCTGTCAGCTGCAGTTTCCGACATCTGCTGAATTTGAGAAACTTGTACTTGAACAACAACCAGATCTCCTCCATCTCAGACTCTGCTTTTTCATACTTAAATAAGCTGCACTTCCTTCACCTGAGCAAGAACAACCTCAGCTCCCTCCCCATGCACTTGTTCGCTGAACTGCCAAAACTGAAGTACGTGTTTTTATCCCACAACCCCTGGAAGTGTGACTGCAAGATGCTGTGGTTTTTGCGGTGGACCGCAGTGCGCAGAGGAGTGATCGAAGGGCTGCACTGTGCCTTCCCAGGCCCTCACAACACAACAGCACTCAATATTCCCCGTTCAGGGGACCTGACAGACTGTGCGGTGCCACCTGAGCTGACAAGCGAAGACAAGTGCGTGGTGGCTGGTGTCAGCGTGGCTCCCGCaccccctgctctccccagcagGGTCATCCTGCTGACACTTGTCTGCCACACGTGGTATTTTGCAATGGGATGGGATGCTTTCATGGTGACATTTTGgcaatgtttaaattaa